A genomic window from Salvia splendens isolate huo1 chromosome 11, SspV2, whole genome shotgun sequence includes:
- the LOC121754771 gene encoding bark agglutinin I polypeptide B-like produces MAPQTTQFSYDFYKPDKPTDLIYQVDAHYPSETPVLRLSKTNDLDVPQQWSTGRVLYSKTVPFGHAADFTTTIQFIIRPNNTAPQADGLAFFIVPAGHNFPSQIGGNLGLFEPSASKTSHVFAIAFDTYSDNPNYVNLGIDIESRKPSAKAQVPISFVGKELTLKVSYVASTKAISASVTDGSQTFPVTFTYDLSQILPSSVQVGLASSTGVYVAVHDVNTWDFTSTIP; encoded by the coding sequence ATGGCACCCCAAACCACCCAGTTCAGCTACGACTTCTACAAGCCCGACAAACCGACCGACCTAATCTACCAAGTCGACGCCCACTACCCGAGCGAGACCCCCGTCCTCCGCCTCTCCAAAACCAACGACCTGGACGTCCCTCAGCAGTGGAGCACCGGGCGAGTCCTCTACTCCAAAACCGTCCCTTTCGGGCACGCAGCCGACTTCACCACCACCATCCAATTCATCATCAGGCCCAATAACACTGCCCCACAGGCTGACGGCCTCGCCTTCTTCATAGTCCCCGCTGGCCACAACTTCCCCTCCCAAATTGGCGGCAACCTCGGCCTCTTTGAACCTTCCGCCTCCAAAACATCGCACGTGTTCGCCATTGCCTTCGACACCTACTCTGACAACCCGAACTATGTTAACCTTGGAATCGACATCGAGTCCAGGAAACCCTCGGCTAAGGCGCAGGTCCCCATCAGCTTTGTTGGGAAGGAGCTCACTCTTAAAGTCTCCTACGTCGCCTCCACCAAAGCAATCAGCGCCTCTGTCACTGACGGATCGCAGACTTTCCCGGTCACTTTCACCTACGACTTGAGCCAGATTCTCCCCTCCAGCGTTCAAGTCGGGCTCGCCTCCTCCACCGGTGTTTACGTCGCAGTTCACGACGTCAACACCTGGGATTTCACTTCTACCATCCCGTGA